The following is a genomic window from Crocinitomicaceae bacterium.
AATGAATGGATCAACGCCTGGTGAAATTGTTGAAATGAACGGTGATATTTATTATACCGCGTATACGGATGCAAACGGAGAAGAATTATGGATGTATGATGGAAGCACGATGACATTGTTTGATATTTATCCCGGTGTAACCGGATCTGATATTGGAGAGCTTACGGTGATTCCGGGTCAGGTTGTGTTCAGAGCTACAGATGGAACCTTAGGTTATGAGTTAATGACCTGTGACGGAAGTAATGTGACTAATCTGAATGTAAATCCATCCAGTGATTTTACTCCTTGGGAACTTACACCGCTTGGCAATGAAGTTTATTTCAGAGGTTTTATATCTACAACAGGATATGAATTATGGAAATATGATGGAACTTCTGCAAGCCTTGTGATGGATATTAGACCGGGTACATCTAATTCAACACCAAACAACCTGACAGCGGTTGGATCTGTTCTCTATTTTGCAGCGCATGATGGTACGCATGGAAATGAATTGTGGATGCATGATGGGGTTACAACTGCACTTGCAGCAGATATTAAAACAGGTTCAGCTGGTTCAATGCCGGCACCTTCTTATGATCCTTTTGGAATTGTGGGTGATTGGGTTTTTGTTGTTGCTGAAAATGGTACAACCGGTTATGAAGTGTGGGGATATGATGGAACTAGCGCCATGCTTGGAAAAGATATCGCACCCGGTGCTACTGCATCTACTCCGGTAGGCTTTAAAGGAATTGGTAATATTTTATATTTTACTGCAGACAATACAACCAACGGAAGTGAAATGTGGGCATGGGATATCACTGGTGATTTAACTGATACCATTGCGGTAACAACGTGTGATGCGTATACCTCACCGGCTGGAAATGTTTATACCGCACCCGGCACATACTCACTGGATGAAATATTACCAAGTGTTCAATGCCCCGGCTGTGATAGCTTAATTCATATTGATCTAATCATTACTGATCAACCCGGATCTACACAAAATATTGTTGCTTGTAATGAATACACCTCTCCCGGTGGCAACTACTTTGGGACTGTTGGAACATATAATTTCACTGAAATAGTTCCAAGTATTTCTTGTCCATCGCTTGATAGCATCATCACCTATAATCTAACTATTGTTGAAACTATTAATCCGGCAATTGTTGTTTTTAGTGGTGTGTTAGTGGCTCAACAAGCAGGCGCAACATATCAGTGGTTAGATTGTGATAATGGATACGCACCAATACCCGGAGCAACTGATCAGGATTTTTTACCAACCGTTGACGGGACGTACGCTTGCGAAGTTACGCTTGGTTGCACTGATACCAGCAATTGCTATTTCGTTGAAAGTACTTTTGGAATTGGCTTCAGTGAAAATTTACCTGCTGATGTTGTCATTTATCCTAATCCCGCACAAAGTGAAATCAATATTGATCTGAAAAATAATCAGTGTTCAAAAATTGTTCTGTTGAATACGCTCGGTGATACGGTACAAATGGTGATACCAACAACGCAGCAAGTGAATATGAACGTAAGTGAACTCTCAGCCGGAATTTATTTTATCTCGTTAGAAACTCAAACCGGAAACTTCATTTATAGAATTGCAATTCGATAGGTGAAGAATATTCTATTTCCTTTTTTAGCTTGTTAATTTTGTCACTTCCATTCGAATTCTTGTTTATTTATTTAATCAGAGATTGAATTTTCTGTCCTCGTTTTTTTTCTAAAAAAATTCTCCTGTAGATAAGAGACTATTGAAAATACTGTATTCATGGCAATTTAACGTTGAATTCATTATGAGTGCATAATGCGTAATGGTCAGTGTTAGATCTATGACATTATCATTCATTCCTGTTATTTGGAAAAATGGAGGCAACCTTTTAAACTTGTTGGCGTTTCAGAACTAAAGAGATTTAATACCATTAGCCAATATAATTTAGTCTAAAAAGAGCATAATAAATATTTGAAGGA
Proteins encoded in this region:
- a CDS encoding T9SS type A sorting domain-containing protein — protein: MKKQNNVMKKMQSIFYIFTTIIATVSVNSALAQDPHCVYMASDVYPGSYGAAPNNYIQYDGAIYFASTGDVNGMELWKYEGGVSSLVADINPGVPGSMPNYLTVIGPYLYFSANNGVNGTELFRYDGTTVTMISDINPGVLGSFPNMFTVVGSDLYFVANNGSLGFEPYVYDGSTVSLIADINPGMNGSTPGEIVEMNGDIYYTAYTDANGEELWMYDGSTMTLFDIYPGVTGSDIGELTVIPGQVVFRATDGTLGYELMTCDGSNVTNLNVNPSSDFTPWELTPLGNEVYFRGFISTTGYELWKYDGTSASLVMDIRPGTSNSTPNNLTAVGSVLYFAAHDGTHGNELWMHDGVTTALAADIKTGSAGSMPAPSYDPFGIVGDWVFVVAENGTTGYEVWGYDGTSAMLGKDIAPGATASTPVGFKGIGNILYFTADNTTNGSEMWAWDITGDLTDTIAVTTCDAYTSPAGNVYTAPGTYSLDEILPSVQCPGCDSLIHIDLIITDQPGSTQNIVACNEYTSPGGNYFGTVGTYNFTEIVPSISCPSLDSIITYNLTIVETINPAIVVFSGVLVAQQAGATYQWLDCDNGYAPIPGATDQDFLPTVDGTYACEVTLGCTDTSNCYFVESTFGIGFSENLPADVVIYPNPAQSEINIDLKNNQCSKIVLLNTLGDTVQMVIPTTQQVNMNVSELSAGIYFISLETQTGNFIYRIAIR